Genomic DNA from Rana temporaria chromosome 1, aRanTem1.1, whole genome shotgun sequence:
AGTTGCTGTGGCAACGAGCATCCGTGTAAGACAAGGCGATCTCGCCTCACTGACAGCGAGCCAATAATAAGGGAGAGCCGGGAGTGAGGGGGACAAGGCAACCTAGCTGTGTAAACTGGCCATGAACTAGAGGGGGAGAGCCAGGCGTTCTCTGCATGCTCCTGTATACTGTGCACACAACTTACATCACACTTATATTTACCCATCTATTCCATATCCATTCCAAGAAATCACCTAAAACCTATCACCAGACACTGGGACTGTTTAATCAACCAATCTCCTCACTTCTATGTATCCCATAGAGACCTtagtccagtggcggctggtgctcacaatttttggggggggggcaaacaaactgaaaaattctgaaaaaaaaattcaattgcagtctcactgtgcccatccaatgcagccactctgtgcccatcaattgccaccactgcccATCAAAcacggccactgtgccatcaaagacagccactgtgcccatcaattgccaccaccatgtccatcaaacgcagccactgtgcccatcaatttccgccaccatgtccatcaaacgcagccactgtgcccatcaattgccgccaccgtgtccattaaacgcagccactgtgccatcaaacgtagccactgtgcccatcaaacgcagccactgtgcccccccaccTGGTGGGCGGCGAGcagtgtcctccatgctcctcgatGTTTTCTCCCACCCTCTCTTCTCATCCtatgctatgattggacacctgataggtgtccaatcacagcgcctgtcgtttcagccaatcaggtgatgtgtaacagacccgagcacctgattggcggagaggctgttcagtgttagaaaagcgaatattcattcccttttcttttttttttttttttacatgtagaatATTTTATTACAGCATATGTTCAATTGCAGGATACATCCAATATTTGATGACCAGTTGTTGAGACATGTGACAGAGGTTGCTGTGTTGCCATCATCTCAATTCACGGCAGCAGTAAGATTTTTCACTGCAGCTTTACAACTAAAAAGACTTGCACCAATTGGTGAACAGATAAGCAGGTGGGACAGGACTGTCTCTACATTTTCAAAAGTATGTCCTTTTTGGCCACTGTCCGGTTCAAGGTGCCAGATATGGTCACGTCAATCCACTTCCTATTCCTCTTTCTGTTCATATTGGTGCTTTATGTGCTTCCACAATTTCCCTTGGTTCAGGTGCTCGAACAGCGCATCAGCCCCTTGGTCGAACGCCCTCTCGAACAGCACCGCCCCCACCACGATGGAGAGTGTGAAGGCGGAGGTCCGGCGGAATAGTGAGCGGTACACGGTGTTCAGCACAGACATGTCATTCCCttttctaagacccctttcaaactggagcggtttgcaggtgctattgcgctaaaaatagcgcctgcaaaccgaccctaaacagccactgcagtgtctccagtgtgaaagcccagcaCTAGCAGGATGGCAAAAaatagtcctgctagccacatctttggagcggtggagga
This window encodes:
- the LOC120929673 gene encoding cytochrome b-c1 complex subunit 9-like; this translates as MSVLNTVYRSLFRRTSAFTLSIVVGAVLFERAFDQGADALFEHLNQGKLWKHIKHQYEQKEE